The proteins below are encoded in one region of Sander lucioperca isolate FBNREF2018 chromosome 11, SLUC_FBN_1.2, whole genome shotgun sequence:
- the LOC116038130 gene encoding E3 ubiquitin-protein ligase RNF14-like, translating into MNADMEEQEDELLAFQSIFDSEEFVRDESKSAGEIRVSVELPSEFIVALKEGETLRQYELSFLPPLLLSFELPEDYPSSSPPSFTLTCSWLTHTQLSALSAQLTDLYRATAGAVVLFSWVQFLKEDALRFLDIHTLLELPSDEHSTQYDSQDSLNAAHSEPKNNQHTPKTGPTDCQSYNVLDPCKPDLSAPSLEVEHPIVILADGQDPSISDWSSTDSQGAVALIQNTSNDSHHIAQASDVREAEQTLQTSEFKADLENDLYSAAGQSKRLPFAQSGQSGQEAFLNEGDVSVSLILPSSSSDPQDQSEQGAASLPIDPRESPRNETQTFPGLSQTPSQTLLCQLLIYNATQKQKAFATTVFDCGVCFMGWLGSDCVQLSECGHIFCQACLAEFCKLQITEGNIRAVTCPEADCSATPTPAQVKRLVGEELFSRYDRLLLQSTLDCMADVVYCPRRTCGSAVIVEKSSTAALCSVCRFAFCVTCKKTYHGTGDCRVKRNINTEIQASIDLPQSEEGLRALLDDYASGSNKRQSLLESRYGQSRMQNTMEDLLSESWIDSNSKYCPHCFCRIEKNRGCNMMTCSQCGQSFCWACLSRLGNDSGRHFFDTPCSLHQYD; encoded by the exons ATGAATGCGGACATGGAGGAGCAGGAAGACGAACTGCTCGCCTTCCAAAGTATCTTTGATTCGGAGGAGTTCGTCCGGGATGAGTCGAAGTCTGCCGGAGAAATTCGAGTATCTGTTGAGCTGCCTTCAGAGTTTATTGTGGCTCTGAAAGAAG GTGAAACGCTGAGACAGTATGAGTTATCATTCCTTCCACCTCTGCTACTGAGCTTTGAGCTCCCTGAGGACTACCcatcctcctcccctccctccttcacCCTCACCTGCAGCTGGCTGACACACACTCAG CTCTCTGCACTGAGTGCTCAGCTCACTGATCTCTACCGGGCCACTGCTGGTGCTGTGGTGCTCTTCTCCTGGGTACAGTTTCTTAAAGAAGATGCCCTAAGGTTCCTGGACATCCATACTCTGCTGGAGCTCCCCTCTGATGAACACAGCACCCAGTACGATAGCCAGGACTCCTTAAATGCTGCACACTCTGaaccaaaaaataatcaacacaCTCCAAAGACAGGACCCACAGATTGCCAAAGTTATAATGTCTTAGATCCATGTAAACCGGACCTCTCTGCGCCATCGTTAGAAGTTGAGCATCCGATAGTGATTCTTGCTGATGGCCAAGATCCTTCAATCTCAGACTGGAGCAGCACAGACTCTCAGGGAgctgtggcattgattcaaaaCACTTCTAATGATTCGCACCATATTGCACAGGCCTCAGACGTGAGGGAGGCTGAACAGACCCTCCAAACCTCAGAGTTCAAGGCTGACTTAGAGAATGATCTGTACTCAGCAGCAGGCCAATCGAAGCGTCTTCCATTTGCCCAGTCTGGTCAAAGTGGCCAGGAAGCTTTCTTAAATGAAGGGGATGTTTCAGTCTCATTAATACTTCCCTCTAGCTCCTCAGACCCACAGGATCAAAGTGAACAAGGAGCTGCTTCTCTGCCAATCGACCCCAGAGAATCCCCTCGTAATGAAACCCAAACGTTCCCTGGTCTTTCCCAAACTCCGTCACAAACTCTTCTGTGCCAGCTCTTGATCTATAATGCGACTCAGAAACAGAAAGCGTTTGCCACCACAGTGTTTGACtgtggtgtgtgttttatgGGCTGGCTCGGTTCGGACTGTGTGCAGTTGTCCGAGTGTGGCCACATCTTCTGCCAGGCCTGTCTTGCCGAGTTCTGCAAGCTCCAGATAACAGAGGGGAACATCCGGGCTGTCACCTGTCCTGAGGCAGACTGCTCTGCCACCCCTACACCTGCACAG GTGAAGCGTCTGGTAGGGGAGGAGCTGTTTAGCCGCTATGATCGTCTCCTGCTACAGTCAACTCTGGACTGCATGGCTG ATGTGGTGTACTGTCCTCGGCGTACCTGTGGTTCAGCCGTCATCGTGGAGAAATCTAGCACTGCAGCTCTGTGCTCTGTGTGCCGCTTTGCCTTCTGTGTCACCTGCAAGAAGACGTACCATGGAACAGGTGACTGTCGGGTAAAGAGGAACATTAACACGGAAATACAAGCCAGTATAGACCTGCCACAGTCAGAAG aggGGCTGAGGGCTCTGTTGGACGACTATGCCAGTGGCAGTAACAAGAGGCAGAGCCTCTTGGAGAGCAGATACGGCCAAAGTAGAATGCAGAACACTATGGAGGACCTTCTGAGTGAAAGCTGGATAGATTCCAATAGCAAATACTGTCCTCACTGCTTCTGCAGAATAGAG AAGAACAGAGGATGTAACATGATGACGTGCTCTCAGTGTGGACAGAGCTTCTGCTGGGCCTGCCTCTCCAGACTAGGAAATGATTCAGGCagacacttttttgacactCCCTGCTCTCTCCACCAATACGACTAG
- the ankmy1 gene encoding ankyrin repeat and MYND domain-containing protein 1 isoform X2, with protein MLLSTCKGVAVAPGQGGTEPAAGGQSDDHRGPQSGEERRQGLGVQEWPDGSRYEGEFVNGFKHGRGRYTWKNGEFYEGSFYKDYRHGDGLYCWPIGHKFTGKFYLNRKEGYGQQLFPDGAIFQGLYHADQRFGPGVVSYPDGRKDVGLWLQERLLRLCTTDEEGFSLKNFPEYAAYLYPAAITDSLTQPSTSGLQTEARTDSEVDTETDLLPDDIFILPPGMESYSTDGDHLPLPPGRRRELDQHFYGELWEPEAYPHKGYERDPLSTLPLQARMQAHIHRHRLQAENVGWDVAAVLSLNRESFGPKGPLEVSSELLIQHASRGELQAVSQILQTGLVHPDVADSQGHTALIAATVNCNNDVIQLLLDMGADIDKLNCEGMSALAVCHVLYYPFQSLYTTLAEPPAKTQVLRSPSVGGNSPQISQVDFTTDTPRTAEELTEHILHHSCKVSLNSELITERITERWPGLNEPETPADTKHLQEEERKEKEVEGEERDCKETEREGNVRESEERDSREDENESKAEEREIESRCDQTWENEESEVKGKERELRKSEADVELGERRETESRKENMEVSGEDEEDVEKRVRNNHEGHIKEREDRGRKDMPDVERFIQVYDGHIALGSVQWKECQTTAAGKVQGKDKELTQKTAFDSAHSVSSYKIQVTEEVMQRSAEALSRTGIPQRSDTQGTVRKMAAMKTEHRVRLNTLKLLLERGADPNASRIPMLVLFLAIMAADTEAVRRLLLCGARTDIPLPPEEKGLYPLHVAAALPGPAGPIITELLLHAVTDPDTKASNQNEIYEPDKIFMKSQEPLSTDGNPNLKEGGQTALHVACQRDGDYRNASKVVALLLSHGASTDLIWSGHSPLSLAIASGNDLAVEELLNGGANPNIPLGRRVGSALCALANINYHLGGNRAKLLDMLAKAGADILMPVTVGDVVGTAVDYAHCSFNQDFRIANTPFHALNMRERETFKARRQLLSMMGDLLRQTASQRENLHLTLNSTSSTGAGAISSNVPLPSCESLSTITEKHRKLAFRFCYHCGRSVSVKLTACSRCHKVFYCSRTCKLKAWDERHKDECIRVSASADGIQKSVVFKSPKGPRPLTAMLKSKTVPRPLSVKLKTQRAPKPLSMAEKVLESQVNLKENYSFN; from the exons ATGCTGCTGTCGACCTGCAAAGGTGTCGCGGTAGCACCGGGGCAAGGAGGTACGGAGCCGGCGGCAGGTGGACAAAGCGACGACCACAGAGGACCTCAAAGCGGGGAAGAGAGGCGACAAGGGCTCGGTGTTCAGGAGTGGCCTGACGGATCCAGATATGAGGGAGAATTTGTGAACGGCTTCAAACACGGCAGAGGGAGGTACACCTGGAAAAATGGAGAG TTCTATGAGGGCTCTTTCTACAAAGACTACAGGCATGGGGATGGACTGTACTGTTGGCCCATAGGCCACAAGTTCACTGGCAAGTTCTACCTCAACAGAAAGGAAGGATACGGACAACAACTGTTCCCTGATGGAGCCATCTTTCAG GGTTTGTACCATGCTGACCAGAGGTTTGGTCCAGGTGTGGTTAGTTATCCAGATGGGCGTAAGGATGTGGGTCTGTGGCTCCAGGAGCGCCTGCTTAGGCTCTGTACGACTGATGAAGAGGGCTTTAGCCTAAAGAACTTTCCTGAATATGCTGCCTACTTGTACCCAGCTGCCATCACAGATTCCCTGACTCAG CCTTCCACTAGTGGTTTACAGACAGAAGCCAGGACAGACTCTGAG GTGGATACAGAAACAGATCTGCTCCCAGATGATATTTTTATCCTTCCCCCCGGCATGGAGAGTTACTCAACAGATGGTGACCACTTGCCGCTGCCCCCTGGCCGAAGAAGAGAGCTGGATCAACACTTCTATGGCGAGCTGTGGGAGCCAGAAGCTTATCCGCACAAAGGCTATGAGCGAGACCCACTCTCCACCCTGCCCTTACAGGCCCGCATGCAGgctcacatacacagacacag acTACAGGCTGAAAATGTGGGCTGGGATGTGGCAGCTGTTCTCTCTCTGAACAGGGAAAGTTTTGGTCCTAAAGGGCCTTTGGAAGTCAGTTCCGAGTTGTTGATCCAGCATGCCTCCCGAGGTGAACTGCAGGCTGTGTCACAGATCCTCCAGACTGGTTTGGTCCACCCTGATGTAGCAGATTCACAGGGACACACTGCACTGATCGCTGCCACA GTAAACTGCAATAATGATGTGATCCAGCTGTTGTTGGATATGGGTGCCGATATTGATAAGTTGAATTGTGAAGGCATGTCTGccctggctgtgtgtcatgtccTCTACTACCCTTTTCAGTCTCTGTACACCACTTTGGCTGAACCACCTGCCAAAACTCAA GTTTTGAGGTCTCCATCTGTAGGTGGGAACAGTCCCCAGATCAGCCAAGTGGACTTCACTACAGACACACCCAG GACAGCGGAAGAACTAACAGAGCACATCTTACATCACAGCTGTAAAGTGTCTCTTAACTCTGAGCTCATCACTGAGCGCATCACTGAGCGCTGGCCTGGCCTGAATGAACCTGAGACTCCTGCAGACACTAAACACctacaggaggaggagagaaaggagaaagaggtagaaggagaggaaagagactgcaaggagacagagagagagggaaatgtTAGAGAGAGTGAAGAAAGGGACAGCAGGGAGGATGAGAATGAGAGCAAAGCGGaggaaagagagatagagagcagATGTGATCAAACGTGGGAAAATGAAGAAAGTGAGGTGAAAGGGAAGGAAAGAGAATTAAGGAAGAGCGAGGCAGATGTTGAGCTTGGTGAGAGGAGAGAAACAGAGTCAAGGAAAGAGAATATGGAAGTGAGCGGGGAGGATGAGGAAGATGTGGAGAAGAGAGTAAGGAATAATCATGAAGGGCATATAaaggagagagaagacagaggacGTAAGGACATGCCTGATGTGGAACGCTTCATTCAGGTGTATGATGGTCACATCGCACTGGGCAGTGTGCAGTGGAAGGAATGTCAAACTACGGCAGCAGGAAAAGTTCAG GGCAAAGACAAAGAACTGACCCAAAAAACGGCCTTTGACTCTGCCCACTCCGTCAGCAGCTATAAAATCCAGGTCACAGAGGAAGTGATGCAGCGCTCAGCAGAAGCACTGAGTCGCACGGGGATCCCTCAACGCTCTGACACACAGGGGACTGTGCGCAAAATGGCTGCCATGAAAACTGA ACACCGTGTTCGTTTGAACACCTTGAAGCTGTTATTGGAACGGGGAGCTGACCCCAACGCGTCCAGGATCCCCATGCTGGTCCTCTTTTTAGCCATTATGGCGGCTGACACTGAGGCCGTCAGGAGACTGCTGCTGTGTGGAGCTCGCACTGACATTCCCCTTCCACCGGAG GAAAAAGGTCTGTATCCCCTACATGTAGCTGCAGCACTGCCAGGTCCAGCAGGTCCCATAATCACCGAGTTGCTACTCCATGCTGTCACTGACCCTGACACAAAGGCAAGCAACCAGAACGAGATCTATGAGCCGGATAAG attttcATGAAGTCCCAGGAACCACTGAGCACCGATGGGAACCCAAATCTTAAAGAAGGAGGCCAAACAGCCCTACACGTGGCCTGCCAGAGAGACGGTGACTACCGG aATGCCAGCAAGGTGGTAGCCCTCCTGCTCTCCCACGGAGCCAGCACAGACCTCATCTGGAGTGGACACTCACCTCTCTCCCTGGCTATAGCAAGTGGGAATGACCTG GCAGTGGAGGAGCTGTTGAACGGAGGTGCAAATCCCAACATCCCTCTGGGCCGCAGGGTGGGCAGCGCCCTCTGTGCTCTCGCCAACATTAACTACCACTTAGGTGGCAACAGAGCTAAGCTG TTGGACATGTTGGCTAAGGCTGGTGCCGACATCTTGATGCCAGTTACGGTGGGTGATGTTGTGGGAACCGCAGTCGACTATGCACACTGCTCCTTCAACCAG GACTTTCGTATTGCCAACACTCCCTTCCATGCTCTGAACATGCGGGAGAGAGAAACATTCAAAGCACGGCGCCAGCTGCTGAGCATGATGGGAGATCTGCTAAGACAGACTGCTAGCCAGAGGGAGAATTTACATCTTACGTTGAATA GTACGAGTAGCACGGGAGCAGGTGCCATTTCCTCAAACGTGCCCCTCCCCAGCTGTGAAAGTCTATCGAccataacagaaaaacacag GAAACTAGCGTTTAGGTTCTGCTATCACTGTGGTCGCTCGGTGTCCGTGAAGCTGACTGCATGTAGCCGCTGCCACAAGGTCTTTTACTGCTCCAGGACCTGCAAACTAAAAGCATGGGATGAAAGACACAAGGACGAGTGTATCCGGGTGTCAG CATCTGCTGATGGCATCCAGAAGAGTGTTGTGTTTAAATCCCCAAAAGGCCCCAGGCCCTTGACTGCCATGTTGAAATCCAAAACCGTCCCCAGGCCCTTGAGTGTCAAGTTGAAAACCCAAAGGGCCCCCAAGCCCTTGAGCATGGCAGAGAAGGTATTGGAGAGCCAAGTCAACCTGAAGGAAAACTACAGCTTCAACTGA
- the ankmy1 gene encoding ankyrin repeat and MYND domain-containing protein 1 isoform X1 produces MLLSTCKGVAVAPGQGGTEPAAGGQSDDHRGPQSGEERRQGLGVQEWPDGSRYEGEFVNGFKHGRGRYTWKNGEFYEGSFYKDYRHGDGLYCWPIGHKFTGKFYLNRKEGYGQQLFPDGAIFQGLYHADQRFGPGVVSYPDGRKDVGLWLQERLLRLCTTDEEGFSLKNFPEYAAYLYPAAITDSLTQPSTSGLQTEARTDSEVDTETDLLPDDIFILPPGMESYSTDGDHLPLPPGRRRELDQHFYGELWEPEAYPHKGYERDPLSTLPLQARMQAHIHRHRLQAENVGWDVAAVLSLNRESFGPKGPLEVSSELLIQHASRGELQAVSQILQTGLVHPDVADSQGHTALIAATVNCNNDVIQLLLDMGADIDKLNCEGMSALAVCHVLYYPFQSLYTTLAEPPAKTQVLRSPSVGGNSPQISQVDFTTDTPRTAEELTEHILHHSCKVSLNSELITERITERWPGLNEPETPADTKHLQEEERKEKEVEGEERDCKETEREGNVRESEERDSREDENESKAEEREIESRCDQTWENEESEVKGKERELRKSEADVELGERRETESRKENMEVSGEDEEDVEKRVRNNHEGHIKEREDRGRKDMPDVERFIQVYDGHIALGSVQWKECQTTAAGKVQQGKDKELTQKTAFDSAHSVSSYKIQVTEEVMQRSAEALSRTGIPQRSDTQGTVRKMAAMKTEHRVRLNTLKLLLERGADPNASRIPMLVLFLAIMAADTEAVRRLLLCGARTDIPLPPEEKGLYPLHVAAALPGPAGPIITELLLHAVTDPDTKASNQNEIYEPDKIFMKSQEPLSTDGNPNLKEGGQTALHVACQRDGDYRNASKVVALLLSHGASTDLIWSGHSPLSLAIASGNDLAVEELLNGGANPNIPLGRRVGSALCALANINYHLGGNRAKLLDMLAKAGADILMPVTVGDVVGTAVDYAHCSFNQDFRIANTPFHALNMRERETFKARRQLLSMMGDLLRQTASQRENLHLTLNSTSSTGAGAISSNVPLPSCESLSTITEKHRKLAFRFCYHCGRSVSVKLTACSRCHKVFYCSRTCKLKAWDERHKDECIRVSASADGIQKSVVFKSPKGPRPLTAMLKSKTVPRPLSVKLKTQRAPKPLSMAEKVLESQVNLKENYSFN; encoded by the exons ATGCTGCTGTCGACCTGCAAAGGTGTCGCGGTAGCACCGGGGCAAGGAGGTACGGAGCCGGCGGCAGGTGGACAAAGCGACGACCACAGAGGACCTCAAAGCGGGGAAGAGAGGCGACAAGGGCTCGGTGTTCAGGAGTGGCCTGACGGATCCAGATATGAGGGAGAATTTGTGAACGGCTTCAAACACGGCAGAGGGAGGTACACCTGGAAAAATGGAGAG TTCTATGAGGGCTCTTTCTACAAAGACTACAGGCATGGGGATGGACTGTACTGTTGGCCCATAGGCCACAAGTTCACTGGCAAGTTCTACCTCAACAGAAAGGAAGGATACGGACAACAACTGTTCCCTGATGGAGCCATCTTTCAG GGTTTGTACCATGCTGACCAGAGGTTTGGTCCAGGTGTGGTTAGTTATCCAGATGGGCGTAAGGATGTGGGTCTGTGGCTCCAGGAGCGCCTGCTTAGGCTCTGTACGACTGATGAAGAGGGCTTTAGCCTAAAGAACTTTCCTGAATATGCTGCCTACTTGTACCCAGCTGCCATCACAGATTCCCTGACTCAG CCTTCCACTAGTGGTTTACAGACAGAAGCCAGGACAGACTCTGAG GTGGATACAGAAACAGATCTGCTCCCAGATGATATTTTTATCCTTCCCCCCGGCATGGAGAGTTACTCAACAGATGGTGACCACTTGCCGCTGCCCCCTGGCCGAAGAAGAGAGCTGGATCAACACTTCTATGGCGAGCTGTGGGAGCCAGAAGCTTATCCGCACAAAGGCTATGAGCGAGACCCACTCTCCACCCTGCCCTTACAGGCCCGCATGCAGgctcacatacacagacacag acTACAGGCTGAAAATGTGGGCTGGGATGTGGCAGCTGTTCTCTCTCTGAACAGGGAAAGTTTTGGTCCTAAAGGGCCTTTGGAAGTCAGTTCCGAGTTGTTGATCCAGCATGCCTCCCGAGGTGAACTGCAGGCTGTGTCACAGATCCTCCAGACTGGTTTGGTCCACCCTGATGTAGCAGATTCACAGGGACACACTGCACTGATCGCTGCCACA GTAAACTGCAATAATGATGTGATCCAGCTGTTGTTGGATATGGGTGCCGATATTGATAAGTTGAATTGTGAAGGCATGTCTGccctggctgtgtgtcatgtccTCTACTACCCTTTTCAGTCTCTGTACACCACTTTGGCTGAACCACCTGCCAAAACTCAA GTTTTGAGGTCTCCATCTGTAGGTGGGAACAGTCCCCAGATCAGCCAAGTGGACTTCACTACAGACACACCCAG GACAGCGGAAGAACTAACAGAGCACATCTTACATCACAGCTGTAAAGTGTCTCTTAACTCTGAGCTCATCACTGAGCGCATCACTGAGCGCTGGCCTGGCCTGAATGAACCTGAGACTCCTGCAGACACTAAACACctacaggaggaggagagaaaggagaaagaggtagaaggagaggaaagagactgcaaggagacagagagagagggaaatgtTAGAGAGAGTGAAGAAAGGGACAGCAGGGAGGATGAGAATGAGAGCAAAGCGGaggaaagagagatagagagcagATGTGATCAAACGTGGGAAAATGAAGAAAGTGAGGTGAAAGGGAAGGAAAGAGAATTAAGGAAGAGCGAGGCAGATGTTGAGCTTGGTGAGAGGAGAGAAACAGAGTCAAGGAAAGAGAATATGGAAGTGAGCGGGGAGGATGAGGAAGATGTGGAGAAGAGAGTAAGGAATAATCATGAAGGGCATATAaaggagagagaagacagaggacGTAAGGACATGCCTGATGTGGAACGCTTCATTCAGGTGTATGATGGTCACATCGCACTGGGCAGTGTGCAGTGGAAGGAATGTCAAACTACGGCAGCAGGAAAAGTTCAG CAGGGCAAAGACAAAGAACTGACCCAAAAAACGGCCTTTGACTCTGCCCACTCCGTCAGCAGCTATAAAATCCAGGTCACAGAGGAAGTGATGCAGCGCTCAGCAGAAGCACTGAGTCGCACGGGGATCCCTCAACGCTCTGACACACAGGGGACTGTGCGCAAAATGGCTGCCATGAAAACTGA ACACCGTGTTCGTTTGAACACCTTGAAGCTGTTATTGGAACGGGGAGCTGACCCCAACGCGTCCAGGATCCCCATGCTGGTCCTCTTTTTAGCCATTATGGCGGCTGACACTGAGGCCGTCAGGAGACTGCTGCTGTGTGGAGCTCGCACTGACATTCCCCTTCCACCGGAG GAAAAAGGTCTGTATCCCCTACATGTAGCTGCAGCACTGCCAGGTCCAGCAGGTCCCATAATCACCGAGTTGCTACTCCATGCTGTCACTGACCCTGACACAAAGGCAAGCAACCAGAACGAGATCTATGAGCCGGATAAG attttcATGAAGTCCCAGGAACCACTGAGCACCGATGGGAACCCAAATCTTAAAGAAGGAGGCCAAACAGCCCTACACGTGGCCTGCCAGAGAGACGGTGACTACCGG aATGCCAGCAAGGTGGTAGCCCTCCTGCTCTCCCACGGAGCCAGCACAGACCTCATCTGGAGTGGACACTCACCTCTCTCCCTGGCTATAGCAAGTGGGAATGACCTG GCAGTGGAGGAGCTGTTGAACGGAGGTGCAAATCCCAACATCCCTCTGGGCCGCAGGGTGGGCAGCGCCCTCTGTGCTCTCGCCAACATTAACTACCACTTAGGTGGCAACAGAGCTAAGCTG TTGGACATGTTGGCTAAGGCTGGTGCCGACATCTTGATGCCAGTTACGGTGGGTGATGTTGTGGGAACCGCAGTCGACTATGCACACTGCTCCTTCAACCAG GACTTTCGTATTGCCAACACTCCCTTCCATGCTCTGAACATGCGGGAGAGAGAAACATTCAAAGCACGGCGCCAGCTGCTGAGCATGATGGGAGATCTGCTAAGACAGACTGCTAGCCAGAGGGAGAATTTACATCTTACGTTGAATA GTACGAGTAGCACGGGAGCAGGTGCCATTTCCTCAAACGTGCCCCTCCCCAGCTGTGAAAGTCTATCGAccataacagaaaaacacag GAAACTAGCGTTTAGGTTCTGCTATCACTGTGGTCGCTCGGTGTCCGTGAAGCTGACTGCATGTAGCCGCTGCCACAAGGTCTTTTACTGCTCCAGGACCTGCAAACTAAAAGCATGGGATGAAAGACACAAGGACGAGTGTATCCGGGTGTCAG CATCTGCTGATGGCATCCAGAAGAGTGTTGTGTTTAAATCCCCAAAAGGCCCCAGGCCCTTGACTGCCATGTTGAAATCCAAAACCGTCCCCAGGCCCTTGAGTGTCAAGTTGAAAACCCAAAGGGCCCCCAAGCCCTTGAGCATGGCAGAGAAGGTATTGGAGAGCCAAGTCAACCTGAAGGAAAACTACAGCTTCAACTGA
- the stxbp3 gene encoding syntaxin-binding protein 3 codes for MATGCDHGLKRIVWKRIKDTIITDCKKSEVWKVLILDPFTTKLLSSCCKMSDLMSEKITIVEDLFKSREPVPEMKAIYFMSPTAKCVDAFIADFKTKPKYKAAYVYFTDYCPDDLFNNMKMYCAKYIRVCKEINMSFMPQEAQVFTCDNPGAFQSIYSPKSQDKKKTLETLADQLVTLCATLDEYPGVRYKNNMVNAKALAELVDNKLAKHYELDDSGKKKDKTQAQLLIVERGIDPVSPILHELTYQAMAYDLIDIQNDTYKYKAKDGSEKQALLNEDDMLWVKLRHKHIADVSEQIRKLVKEISASKKEGKSDGKITISNLAQMMKKMPAFRKQVTEKTIHLQLAEDCMQHFANNVEKLCKAEQDLAVGLDVEGVKVKDPMRTLLPVLLNPYSTHDKIRAVLLYIFSLNGTTDENLSKLIQHVKIEDEREFILNWKELGVPIITSPSFFSRKPTRRDRSQDQTYNLSRWTPVIKDVMEDAVENKLDTTEWPHQSECPAAWNGSGAVSARQKHKASSQDDRRTGSRLIIFVVGGISYSEMRCAYEVTQAVKSCEVIIGSSHILTPTGLLNDIKALSKGPMETFTIEERSNA; via the exons atggcaaCGGGCTGTGATCACGGGCTGAAAAGAATAGTTTGGAAAA GAATAAAAGATACAATTATTACAGACTGCAAGAAATCTGAAGTATGGAAG GTATTGATTCTGGACCCCTTCACCACCAAGCTCCTCTCATCATGCTGCAAAATGTCCGATCTGATgtcagaaaaaataacaa TTGTGGAGGACCTGTTCAAAAGCAGAGAGCCTGTTCCAGAAATGAAGGCCATCTACTTCATGTCACCAACCGCTAAG TGTGTGGATGCCTTCATTGCTGACTTCAAGACCAAACCTAAATATAAAGCAGCATATGTTTATTTCACTGACT ACTGTCCCGATGACCTGTTCAACAACATGAAGATGTACTGTGCAAAGTACATACGAGTCTGTAAGGAAATAAACATGTCCTTCATGCCACAAGAGGCACAA GTGTTCACATGTGATAATCCGGGGGCTTTCCAAAGCATCTACAGTCCCAAAAGTCAGGACAAAAAGAAGACACTGGAGACACTCGCAGACCAGCTTGTCACGCTCTGTGCCACGTTGGACGAGTACCCCGGGGTCAGATACAAGAA CAACATGGTGAATGCCAAGGCCCTTGCCGAGCTGGTGGACAACAAACTGGCCAAACACTATGAGCTGGATGACAGCGGCAAGAAAAAG GACAAGACCCAGGCCCAGCTGCTGATAGTGGAGAGAGGCATTGACCCCGTCAGCCCCATCCTGCATGAGCTGACCTACCAGGCCATGGCTTACGACCTCATTGATATCCAGAACGACACCTACAA GTACAAGGCTAAAGATGGCTCAGAGAAGCAGGCCTTGCTGAATGAGGACGACATGCTCTGGGTGAAGCTGAGGCACAAGCACATTGCTGACGTCTCAGA ACAAATCCGCAAGTTGGTAAAGGAAATATCTGCTAGCAAGAAAGAAGGGAAGTCAGATGGGAAG aTCACTATTAGCAATTTGGCCCAGATGATGAAGAAGATGCCCGCATTCCGTAAACAAGTCACTGAG AAAACTATTCATCTGCAGTTGGCCGAGGACTGCATGCAACATTTCGCAAACAACGTGGAGAAACTCTGCAAAGCTGAACAG GACCTTGCAGTGGGATTAGACGTGGAGGGGGTGAAGGTGAAAGATCCCATGAGGACCCTGCTGCCTGTGCTGCTCAACCCATACAGCACCCATGACAAGATCAGAGCTGTGCTGCTCTACATCTTCAGCCTCAACG GAACAACTGACGAGAACTTAAGCAAACTCATCCAGCATGTTAAAATCGAGGACGAACGCGAATTTATCCTGAACTGGAAAGAACTGGGGGTCCCTATCATCACATCG CCTAGTTTCTTCTCTCGCAAACCAACCAGACGGGATCGTTCCCAGGATCAGACTTACAACCTTTCCAGGTGGACTCCTGTTATAAAAGATGTGATGGAG GATGCCGTGGAGAACAAACTGGACACCACAGAGTGGCCACACCAGTCTGAGTGTCCTGCTGCCTGGAATGGCTCCGGGGCTGTCAG TGCCCGTCAGAAGCACAAAGCCAGCTCTCAGGACGACCGCCGGACTGGCTCACGTCTCATCATTTTTGTTGTAGGAGGAATCAGCTACTCTGAGATGCGCTGTGCCTATGAGGTCACCCAGGCAGTAAAATCCTGTGAGGTCATCATAG ggtcTTCTCATATTTTGACTCCGACCGGTCTCCTGAATGACATCAAGGCTCTTAGCAAAGGCCCCATGGAGACTTTTACAATAGAGGAAAGGAGCAATGCCTGA